The following is a genomic window from Nitrospira sp..
AGGCGTTTTCGAAATTCGACGGCGCGGCGCTGCCGGGGTTTTCGCTGGATGCGCTTTGGCAGCATGGGCTCAAGACCAGCGGCTTCGCTAAAGCCATTGCGCAACAGGAGCACGTTCCCCAGGCCATGGTGGATGATGCCTTCACCGCCGGGTTGCTGCACGACATCGGCCTGTTGTTATTGGCGAGCAATAAACCGGAAGACTACAAGCGAGTGCTGGCGTTACAGAAAGACAGCGCTCTGCCGGACTGGCAAGCCGAGCGGGAGATCTTCGGCGTGACGCATGCCGAAGTCGGGGCGTATTTGTTAGGACTGTGGGGAGTCGGCGAAGCCATCGTCGAAGCCGTCGCCTATCATCACCGGCCTTCCGCCTGCGGCGACCAGGCTTTCAGCCCCCTCACCGCCGTGCATGTCGCCAATGCTATCGCCGAGAGCGAACTCTCTGCCAGTAGTGCAAGCCTGCCAATCAAAATTGACGAAGCCTACCTGAGGAAGTTGGGGAAGCTGGACCGGCTTGCAGCATGGAAAGAAGCTTGTCGGGCGGATGAGTAGGATATTACAGGTGGGGCAACGAGAAGATATGATGGCGTCTTACTGTAGAGCTTACCTTCGGAATCTCCGTTGTAGTGCAAAGAGGAGCAGCGCGACTTGTCCGGCAACGAGCACTTGCTCGACGATTTCTATGACCCGGCCAGCCGAAGTGGTGGGGAGATAGAGGGTGTTCCTCTGTAAGGCGGCGACTTCAAGTGAGTGAACCAACCCTCCGCAGAACGCTCCTATCGAGTTTGATAGGCTACAGGTAGAGATTGCGCTAGATGTAACAGGTTGGATACTCACCGCCGTCGAGAACAGCACGCCAAACCAGACAAGCAAGAGGGCAAGCACCAGGAGCGCACGATGATAACTTGTCCCGTAGATACTGGCGAATCGATAGAGACCGACGACTGACACTTGTTCCCCAATCCATCGTCGAAGCAGCGGAAATTTGTTGTAGATCGCGCTTAATGCGCGAGTGAATGGAAAGCGGTTCGGGTCCCGACGTTTCATTTCGAATTCGCCAATCGTGCAGTCCTCGACAAGGTCGTAGGCCCGTGCTTTTTCAAAATTCTTAATCAAACGTCGATAGGCAATAGCTACCAGCTCATAGCTGGTGTTACCCAGGTGCTCGAGCACGTCTAACTCATCCTGCAGGACCATCCGGCCGTCTCGTTGATACCACCGTACTGCGTCAAACCGGACGTCCTCAACTTGGCAATCCATGAACCGGGCACGCAATCCCAATATTGTCGTTTCATTGATTTCGGCAAAATGGACCATTTCAGGTTTTAGAAATTGAACATGGTGAAATTCCGCGATGGGTAATTTTTCATCGCCCACCGCAACGTAATCTATACTAGGTCCAAACGATGTATGAGAAAAGATCACTGCTTTGTAAAAAGTTGCCCTGTGGAAGATGGCCTCCTGGAGGAAGGTCGCCCTGCTGAAGTCGGCATCCTGGATGAAGAGGGCTAGGCTGAAGTCGGCCCTCTGGGTGAAGGTCACCCCGAAGAAAGTGCCCTCCTGGGTGAAGGTCGCCATGCTGAAGTCGGTTGTCTGGGTGAAGGTTGCCATGCTGAAGTCGGTTGCCTGGGTGAAGGTTGCCATGCTGAAGTCGGCCCCCTGGGTGAAGGTCGCCTCGCGGAAGTCTGATTGGCAAAAAACAAACCTGCAAAAGTCATAGATGTTGCTGGGGCGATGATATGAGGAAGAGCCTGCAAGGATCGCCTGGATTTCTGTGTCGAAGTGATCCTGGGACTTATCTGGATCGCGGGAATGCATGAGACAGACGGGTGTCTTATCGTATTCAGGCGAAGCAGAGTGGATTGGCCGCCCACAGGGTGCGTTATCGGACATAATAAGTGGACAGCTATCGGACGGCATGGCAGACGATTCTAGCAAAGCTTCATGATGACTGCTAAGGGGAAGAGTTCAAAATATTTGTGCGGTTGGTTGTTGCTTGACAGCCAAATCCCTGCCTCAGGTAGAGCCAACTGTCTTTAACGCGCATCCTGCGGGTGAGTATGGAACTTCTTATGGCCGCAATCTCCGGTTCTGACCGGTTCCTACAATCGAGCCTTCTTGCTGACAAATGCGACGAAAAGGTTTTTTTATGCCGCTCAGCTGCTGAGAAATCCCACCAGCTTCGTTCTCGCAGTACTCAATGACTCGCCGTACGTGCCAGAGTACGACTTGCCTTTCGCTTGCGCGGCCTTATCTGGGCAAGAGCGCGTCCTGCCCGGCGCCATATACATGCATACGTATGGGGTAAGAAACGCCGTGTCGTCCAAGTTCAGACGCGAGTCAGTTTTGGCGCCTCCCGGTTCAATGCCTCGTGGGGCATCGCATCGACAGCAACCGTCTCTTTGAGCAAGGTTTCTGGAGCAATATCCTGTTCGTGTCACCAGGCGACAGCCTCGACACTACCCTGTGTGAATATAATTCCCATGCTGGCCAGGATCGCCAATTCAGCGTCAGCTCACCTGGACGCTACCTTCTTTGCTTTGGCGATTCCCTTCTCCGCGACTCTGTTTGTGAAGCTTGCCAAGTTTAAGCGTGC
Proteins encoded in this region:
- a CDS encoding Pentapeptide repeat-containing protein (MaGe:77310424): MPSDSCPLIMSDNAPCGRPIHSASPEYDKTPVCLMHSRDPDKSQDHFDTEIQAILAGSSSYHRPSNIYDFCRFVFCQSDFREATFTQGADFSMATFTQATDFSMATFTQTTDFSMATFTQEGTFFGVTFTQRADFSLALFIQDADFSRATFLQEAIFHRATFYKAVIFSHTSFGPSIDYVAVGDEKLPIAEFHHVQFLKPEMVHFAEINETTILGLRARFMDCQVEDVRFDAVRWYQRDGRMVLQDELDVLEHLGNTSYELVAIAYRRLIKNFEKARAYDLVEDCTIGEFEMKRRDPNRFPFTRALSAIYNKFPLLRRWIGEQVSVVGLYRFASIYGTSYHRALLVLALLLVWFGVLFSTAVSIQPVTSSAISTCSLSNSIGAFCGGLVHSLEVAALQRNTLYLPTTSAGRVIEIVEQVLVAGQVALLLFALQRRFRR
- a CDS encoding hypothetical protein (Evidence 5 : Unknown function; MaGe:77310426); the protein is MLTNATKRFFYAAQLLRNPTSFVLAVLNDSPYVPEYDLPFACAALSGQERVLPGAIYMHTYGVRNAVSSKFRRESVLAPPGSMPRGASHRQQPSL